Part of the Scrofimicrobium sp. R131 genome is shown below.
ACCGTCTCGAACGTGCTGAACGCCCCGCACAAGGTGGCGGAGGCAACGCGGCTGCGGGTGAACGGGGCGATTCGCGAACTTGGGTGGGAGCGAAATGAGAACGCTCGCCAGTTACGGGCGGGACGCTCAAATACGATCGGCATGCTGGTCCCAAACCTCTACAACCCGCATTTTGCCGAGCTTTTTCACGGGGCTGAAGAGTTCCTCTACGAACGCGGATTTATCGTCAACGTTTCCAACGCCAACGAGCTGCCCGAGCGGGAAGAGCTGATCCTGGATCAGTTCCGGCGCCAACGTGTGGGCGGGGTGATGATGGCCCCGGTGGGGGCAGCTATGGCTTCAGCCGCCAACCTGATGGAACGTCAGATCCCCGTGGTGCTCCTGGACGAGGCGAACAACTCTGAGTTCTCGGGCGTCGGGAGCGACAACTTCACCGGCGGGCTGCTGGCCGGTCACCACCTGATCGATCAGGGCCACCACCGGATTGCCTTTGTGGGAGCCAGCGAGCGGTTGGTGCAGGTGCGCGATCGCCTGCGGGGGTGCCAGGTGGCGGTTCAGGCACACCCGGGCGCGTCGCTCCGAGTAATCTCCACCGCTCAGATGGATCCCGAGGCGGGACGCCGAGCAGCTGAAGAGGTACTGAAACTGGACCTGCCGTTCCGCCCGACCGCAGTCTTTTGTGCCTCGGACCTGGTCGCCATGGGGTTCTTGCAGGGGATGACGGCCGCGGGCCTGCGGGTCCCCGAACAGATGGCCATCATCGGGTACGACGACATTGATTTTGCGGCCTCGGCCGCGGTGCCGCTGTCTTCCATCCGTCAGCCCACCCATCAAATGGGCCGGGAGGCCGCCAGTTTGCTGCTGGGCGCTATGAACGCCATCTCTCAGACCGGCGAGATGCCCCGGATCTCGAAACTGTTCAACCCGGACCTGGTGGTGCGCGAGTCGACCCTGCGGTCCTAGCTAAGCAAAACCGCCGCCAGCAGAAGGTTGCTAGCGGCGGTTCGGCTATCTGTGGCTAGACGCCCAAAGCACCACGGCGGATGGCCTCACCGGACGTGTAGTTGGCGGTGGGGGTGTGCCCTGGCAGTGGCACAATCCGCTCGTTGATGGCATCCAGGATCCAGCTTGGCTGCGGGAAGAACAGGTCTTCCAACTCGGGCGCGGGGGTGACGTGATTGCGAGCGCCAACAACCACCACCGGAGCGTCCAGGTCATCGAAGGCCAAGTTCTGGACGGTGGTGGCCACCGTCTGCAGGAAGTTACCGCGCTCAACCGCATCGGAAGCCAGGACGAGTCGACCCGTCTTCTTGACGGAAGCGAGCAGCTTCTCGTAGTTCAGCGGAGCCACGAACCGCAGGTCAATCACCTCGGCGGAGAGGCCGTACTTCTCTTGCAGTTCGTCGGCTGCCTCCAATGCCCCGTACAGGGTGGCCCCAAGGGTGGCGATGGTCAGGTCGCTGCCCTCCCGGCGGATGGCCGGCTCCCCTTCGGGAGTCTCGTAGTACCCTTCGGGAACCCCGTCGGCTTCGAACTGTTCACCAATGTCGTAGAGCTTTTGCGACTCCAGGAAGATGACCGGGTCGGTCCCGGACAGAGCCAGGTTCAACATGCCCTTCGCGTCGGTGGGGGTGGTCGGGAAGTAGACCTTCAGTCCCGGGATATGCGCCACCAGGGCCGACCAGTCCTGCGAGTGCTGAGCGCCGTACTTGTTGCCCACGGACACGCGCACAACCAGCGGCATCTTCAGCTCGCCGGCCGACATGGACTGCCACTTGGCGGCCTGGTTGAAGACCTCGTCCCCGGCGCGGCCCAGGAAGTCGCAGTACATTAGCTCGACGACGGCTCGGCCTCCGGAGAGGGCGTAGCCGACCCCGGAGCCGACGATGGCCGCCTCGGAAATTGGCGAGTTGAACAGGCGCCGGTAGGGGAGCAGCTCGGTCAGCCCGCGGTAGGCAGCAAAGGCGCCGCCCCAGTCGCGGTTTTCCTCGCCCCAGGCGGCCATGGTGGGGTCGATCGAGAATCGGTGGGCCATCGCCTCGAAAATGCCGTCGCGGAACTGGTACATCTTCAGCTTAGAGACGGGCTTGCCGTTTTCGTCGGTGGCCCGGCGAATCTT
Proteins encoded:
- a CDS encoding LacI family DNA-binding transcriptional regulator; translation: MADRQRSVSTKDVAALAGVSIGTVSNVLNAPHKVAEATRLRVNGAIRELGWERNENARQLRAGRSNTIGMLVPNLYNPHFAELFHGAEEFLYERGFIVNVSNANELPEREELILDQFRRQRVGGVMMAPVGAAMASAANLMERQIPVVLLDEANNSEFSGVGSDNFTGGLLAGHHLIDQGHHRIAFVGASERLVQVRDRLRGCQVAVQAHPGASLRVISTAQMDPEAGRRAAEEVLKLDLPFRPTAVFCASDLVAMGFLQGMTAAGLRVPEQMAIIGYDDIDFAASAAVPLSSIRQPTHQMGREAASLLLGAMNAISQTGEMPRISKLFNPDLVVRESTLRS